TCCAGTCCGCGCGACTGGAGGTAGAAGATGTCTTCGTCGCCGATCTTGCCGACGGTCGCCTCGTGAGCGACGTCGACCTTCGACTCCTCGATTTCCATGTACGGCATGGTGTCCGACGTGGACTCGTTGTCGAACATCAGGGCGTCACACTCGACGGCGGTGCTCGCATTCTCGGCACCGTCGGCGATGTGGACGAGCCCGCGGTAGTTGGTTCGGCCGCCGTCCTTGGAAATCGACTTGGACTCGATGGTCGAGCTGGTGTCGGGGGCGTTGTGATAGACCTTCGCGCCGGTGTCGATGTTCTGGCCCTCGCCCGCCAGGGCGATGGTGATGTGGGTGTCAGTCGATCCACGACCCTTGAGGATCGTACACGGGTAGAGCATGGTCACTTTCGATCCCATGCTGCCCGAAACCCACTCCATCGTGGCGTTCTCCTCGCAGATGGCACGCTTGGTGTTCAGGTTGAAGGTGTTCTTCGACCAGTTCTGGACGGTCGAGTACTGAACGTGTGCGTCTTCACCGACGAAGACTTCGACGCCGCCCGAGTGGAGATTGTGGGTGCCGTACTTGGGTGCGGAACAGCCCTCGATGTAGTGGACTTCCGACCCTTCCTCGGCGATGATGAGCGTGTGCTCGAACTGACCCATACCCTCCGAATTCATCCGGAAGTAGGCCTGAACGGGCATTTCGACGGTGACGTCTTCTGGAACGTAGACGAACGACCCGCCGGACCAGACGGCTCCGTGCAGCGCGGCGAACTTGTTGTCGCTCGGTGGCACGCAGGTCGTCATGAAGTGCTCTTTGACGAGCTCGGGGTGCTCCCGGACGGCCTCATCCATGTTACAGAAGATGACGCCTTTCTCTTCCCACTGCTCCTGCATGTTCTGGTAGACGACTTCGGACTCGTACTGGGCACCGACGCCCGAGAGGGCGTTTTTCTCCGCTTCCGGGATGCCAAGTTTGTCGAACGTGTCCTTGATCTCGTCAGGCAGCTCCGTCCAGTCGTCGACGCCTTCGCGCTTGTCGACGTCCGGTCGGATATACGGAATGATCTCCTCGACGTTCAGCTCGGAGAGATCGGGCATGCCGGGCCAGTCGGACGGCATCGGCATGTTGTGATACTGCTCGAGGGCGCGGAGACGCCGCTCAAGCATCCAGTCGGGCTCGTCCTTGTCGTCGGAGATCATGCGGATGACCTCCTCGGTCAGGCCCTTGCCGGATCTGACGGCGGAGTTCTCCTCTTTCTTGAACTCGAACCGGGCCTCAGTATCTGTCTCTTGTAGGTGATCTTGATCGGAACTCATGATTGATGTAGTTGTGTTTACGGCTGCAGCGTTATTACGGTTGTTCTAGCTGAATTCGGTTACG
This genomic stretch from Natrinema sp. SYSU A 869 harbors:
- the sufB gene encoding Fe-S cluster assembly protein SufB — translated: MSSDQDHLQETDTEARFEFKKEENSAVRSGKGLTEEVIRMISDDKDEPDWMLERRLRALEQYHNMPMPSDWPGMPDLSELNVEEIIPYIRPDVDKREGVDDWTELPDEIKDTFDKLGIPEAEKNALSGVGAQYESEVVYQNMQEQWEEKGVIFCNMDEAVREHPELVKEHFMTTCVPPSDNKFAALHGAVWSGGSFVYVPEDVTVEMPVQAYFRMNSEGMGQFEHTLIIAEEGSEVHYIEGCSAPKYGTHNLHSGGVEVFVGEDAHVQYSTVQNWSKNTFNLNTKRAICEENATMEWVSGSMGSKVTMLYPCTILKGRGSTDTHITIALAGEGQNIDTGAKVYHNAPDTSSTIESKSISKDGGRTNYRGLVHIADGAENASTAVECDALMFDNESTSDTMPYMEIEESKVDVAHEATVGKIGDEDIFYLQSRGLDDDDAKKMIVAGFIEPITEELPIEYAVELNRLIELEMEGSLG